In the genome of Coregonus clupeaformis isolate EN_2021a chromosome 1, ASM2061545v1, whole genome shotgun sequence, one region contains:
- the LOC121575992 gene encoding cadherin-related family member 1-like isoform X1, whose translation MKNQKKKRESIFLLVFLVTLPPSLGRQTSDYAPYFYDNGPSSTNGNMALFSISEDTPVGTQVYTLNGTDPEGDAVWFGLTFEKGTREYLRVDPKSGNITLIQELDREKQGEISALVSITDGRNKVVETIRVFVTDVNDEQPEFQNLPFTVDVPEDTAAGSSIYRVQAVDKDMGSGGSVTYYVQGTPTTKFTIDGHSGVLRIKPGETLDFETTALHFVTVVAKDGGGQYKGKAQVLTSTATITINVLDAQDTPPSFIGTPYFGYVYEVSVPGSEISTVFAKDGDEGNPNPIHYSITNGSEGAFTINSTSGCISLTAYPVTLRNELYEIKVKATELGPSEELLDYYTMTVVTVRVVDLNNHPPTFYGENGPQSQFEVTMHEHPSEGEILRGLKITVNDSDQGANAKFKLRLVGPGRVLRVVPQTVLNEAQVTIIVEDSAAIDYEKGKSLTYKLLAVEIDTPERFSATADIVIHLLDTNDNTPRFTSEYYITRIPENSPGGSNVVSVTANDPDSGLWGEVKYSIYGSGSDLFLIHPSSGIIYTQAWATLDAEVKSKYNFYVKAEDTEGKYSLAEVFVTVLDVNDHVPEFDDSLVERTMIIGAPVRVEAIDADAESPNNVIEYSIMQAEPDNIFDINAETGEIKLKSYIKSMEIVQNITEQKDCRWSLVVQARDRGSPSFSTTAVVKIDITEATQLKGPMAAFLLQSRDNPMKALGMVAGVVSILVGVTVLISTAMFLRNTKSNRIMPARRIIIRRRPPKDRKPWTFNVPFSGGGGNDLLNKTVVDDPEAGNVSINPNKNGRPRCSRSKPKPLPPRAPCLPPPSCPLPSSNPRPSERPRAAVPTVSGALASKSTSRDSNISSETTRIPVSSALVSELKMRLQQKIIESNSSYY comes from the exons ATGAAGAAccaaaagaagaagagagagtctATTTTTCTCTTAGTCTTCCTGgttactcttcctccctctttgg GAA GGCAAACGTCGGACTACGCACCCTATTTCTACGACAACGGACCGAGCAGCACCAATGGGAATATGGCTCTCTTCAGTATCTCAGAAGACACACCTGTCG GAACACAGGTATATACCCTAAATGGCACTGACCCAGAGGGGGATGCCGTGTGGTTTGGCCTGACCTTTGAGAAGGGCACCAGAGAATACCTGAGAGTGGACCCCAAGTCAGGAAACATAACTCTCATTCAGGAGCTAGACAGAGAG AAACAAGGTGAAATCTCAGCTCTTGTTAGCATAACAGATGGTCGGAATAAG GTTGTCGAGACGATTCGGGTGTTTGTCACCGATGTCAATGATGAGCAACCAGAGTTTCAGAACCTGCCTTTCACCGTAGACGTCCCCGAG GACACTGCAGCTGGAAGCAGCATTTACAGAGTGCAAGCTGTGGATAAAGAcatgggctctggaggcagtgtCACCTACTACGTACAG GGCACCCCTACTACCAAGTTCACCATCGACGGCCACAGTGGGGTCCTGCGGATCAAACCAGGCGAGACGCTCGACTTTGAGACCACAGCATTACACTTTGTGACGGTGGTTGCCAAG GATGGAGGTGGACAGTATAAAGGCAAGGCTCAGGTGTTGACATCTACGGCCACCATAACCATCAACGTCCTCGACGCCCAAGACACCCCTCCATCCTTCATTGGAACTCCTTACTTTGGCTATGTCTACGAGGTCTCGGTTCCT GGTTCTGAAATTTCCACTGTGTTTGCCAAAGATGGAGATGAAGGAAACCCTAATCCTATTCATTATTCCATTACCAATG GTAGTGAGGGTGCCTTCACCATCAATAGCACAAGTGGTTGTATCAGCCTAACAGCTTATCCAGTCACGCTGAGGAATGAATTATATGAAATCAAAGTCAAG gccacTGAGCTGGGGCCTAGTGAGGAGCTGTTGGACTACTATACCATGACTGTGGTGACTGTTCGAGTGGTGGACCTCAACAACCACCCTCCTACCTTCTACGGAGAGAACGGACCCCAGAGCCAGTTTGAGGTGACCATGCATGAGCACCCTTCAGAGGGGGAGATCCTCAGGGGGCTGAAGATAACGGTCAACGACTCTGATCAG GGGGCGAATGCTAAATTTAAATTGAGATTGGTGGGGCCTGGTCGGGTACTCAGAGTGGTGCCCCAGACGGTCCTCAATGAAGCACAGGTCACCATCATCGTTGAAGACTCTGCTGCCATCGACTATGAAAAAGGCAAATCCTTAACATACAAG TTACTGGCTGTGGAGATTGACACCCCTGAGAGGTTCAGTGCGACGGCTGATATCGTGATTCATCTTTTGGACACCAACGACAACACTCCCAGGTTCACCTCAGAGTATTACATAACGCGTATCCCGGAGAACTCCCCCGGAGGTTCCAACGTTGTGTCTGTCACT GCCAATGATCCAGACTCTGGCCTTTGGGGTGAAGTCAAGTACTCCATCTATGGATCTGGATCTGATTT GTTTCTCATCCACCCGTCCTCAGGCATCATCTACACCCAGGCCTGGGCCACTCTGGACGCTGAGGTCAAGTCCAAGTACAACTTCTACGTGAAGGCAGAGGACACAGAGGGCAAGTACAGCCTGGCGGAGGTGTTTGTCACTGTCCTGGACGTCAACGACCATGTTCCAGAGTTCGATGACAGCCTTGTGGAGAGGACCATGATCATCGGTGCACCTGTTAGGGTAGAG GCAATAGATGCCGATGCAGAGTCGCCCAACAACGTCATCGAGTATTCCATTATGCAAGCTGAACCTGACAACATCTTCGACATCAACGCGGAGACGGGAGAGATCAAGCTGAAGTCCTACATCAAGTCCATGGAGATAGTGCAGAACATCACCGAGCAGAAGGACTGCAGGTGGTCTCTGGTGGTCCAGGCCCGGGACAGAGGGTCTCCGTCCTTCAGCACTACCGCCGTGGTCAAGATCGACATCACTGAAGCG ACTCAACTCAAGGGGCCTATGGCAGCCTTTTTATTGCAAAGTAGGGACAACCCAATGAAGGCTCTAGGCATGGTCGCTGGTGTCGTTAGCATATTGGTAGGGGTCACTGTCTTGATATCCACGGCTATGTTCTTGCGCAACACAAAGTCCAACAGGATAATGCCGGCACGTCGCATCATCATCAGACGGAGACCACCAAAGGACCGCAAGCCGTGGACGTTTAACGTACCGTTCAGTGGAGGCGGTGGAAATGACCTCTTGAACAAGACCGTTGTAGACGACCCGGAAGCAGGGAATGTCAGCATCAACCCCAACAAAAACGGCAGACCCCGGTGCTCCAGGTCAAAGCCCAAGCCTCTGCCCCCCAGAGCcccctgcctgccccctccatccTGCCCCCTTCCATCTTCCAACCCCAGGCCCAGTGAGAGGCCCCGGGCAGCAGTGCCCACCGTCTCTGGGGCCCTGGCTTCCAAGAGCACCAGCAGAGACAGCAACATCAGCTCTGAGACTACTAGAATCCCTGTCAGCTCAGCCCTGGTCTCTGAACTCAAAATGAGGCTGCAGCAGAAAATCATCGAGAGTAACTCAAGCTATTATTGA
- the LOC121575992 gene encoding cadherin-related family member 1-like isoform X2, whose amino-acid sequence MKNQKKKRESIFLLVFLVTLPPSLGQTSDYAPYFYDNGPSSTNGNMALFSISEDTPVGTQVYTLNGTDPEGDAVWFGLTFEKGTREYLRVDPKSGNITLIQELDREKQGEISALVSITDGRNKVVETIRVFVTDVNDEQPEFQNLPFTVDVPEDTAAGSSIYRVQAVDKDMGSGGSVTYYVQGTPTTKFTIDGHSGVLRIKPGETLDFETTALHFVTVVAKDGGGQYKGKAQVLTSTATITINVLDAQDTPPSFIGTPYFGYVYEVSVPGSEISTVFAKDGDEGNPNPIHYSITNGSEGAFTINSTSGCISLTAYPVTLRNELYEIKVKATELGPSEELLDYYTMTVVTVRVVDLNNHPPTFYGENGPQSQFEVTMHEHPSEGEILRGLKITVNDSDQGANAKFKLRLVGPGRVLRVVPQTVLNEAQVTIIVEDSAAIDYEKGKSLTYKLLAVEIDTPERFSATADIVIHLLDTNDNTPRFTSEYYITRIPENSPGGSNVVSVTANDPDSGLWGEVKYSIYGSGSDLFLIHPSSGIIYTQAWATLDAEVKSKYNFYVKAEDTEGKYSLAEVFVTVLDVNDHVPEFDDSLVERTMIIGAPVRVEAIDADAESPNNVIEYSIMQAEPDNIFDINAETGEIKLKSYIKSMEIVQNITEQKDCRWSLVVQARDRGSPSFSTTAVVKIDITEATQLKGPMAAFLLQSRDNPMKALGMVAGVVSILVGVTVLISTAMFLRNTKSNRIMPARRIIIRRRPPKDRKPWTFNVPFSGGGGNDLLNKTVVDDPEAGNVSINPNKNGRPRCSRSKPKPLPPRAPCLPPPSCPLPSSNPRPSERPRAAVPTVSGALASKSTSRDSNISSETTRIPVSSALVSELKMRLQQKIIESNSSYY is encoded by the exons ATGAAGAAccaaaagaagaagagagagtctATTTTTCTCTTAGTCTTCCTGgttactcttcctccctctttgg GGCAAACGTCGGACTACGCACCCTATTTCTACGACAACGGACCGAGCAGCACCAATGGGAATATGGCTCTCTTCAGTATCTCAGAAGACACACCTGTCG GAACACAGGTATATACCCTAAATGGCACTGACCCAGAGGGGGATGCCGTGTGGTTTGGCCTGACCTTTGAGAAGGGCACCAGAGAATACCTGAGAGTGGACCCCAAGTCAGGAAACATAACTCTCATTCAGGAGCTAGACAGAGAG AAACAAGGTGAAATCTCAGCTCTTGTTAGCATAACAGATGGTCGGAATAAG GTTGTCGAGACGATTCGGGTGTTTGTCACCGATGTCAATGATGAGCAACCAGAGTTTCAGAACCTGCCTTTCACCGTAGACGTCCCCGAG GACACTGCAGCTGGAAGCAGCATTTACAGAGTGCAAGCTGTGGATAAAGAcatgggctctggaggcagtgtCACCTACTACGTACAG GGCACCCCTACTACCAAGTTCACCATCGACGGCCACAGTGGGGTCCTGCGGATCAAACCAGGCGAGACGCTCGACTTTGAGACCACAGCATTACACTTTGTGACGGTGGTTGCCAAG GATGGAGGTGGACAGTATAAAGGCAAGGCTCAGGTGTTGACATCTACGGCCACCATAACCATCAACGTCCTCGACGCCCAAGACACCCCTCCATCCTTCATTGGAACTCCTTACTTTGGCTATGTCTACGAGGTCTCGGTTCCT GGTTCTGAAATTTCCACTGTGTTTGCCAAAGATGGAGATGAAGGAAACCCTAATCCTATTCATTATTCCATTACCAATG GTAGTGAGGGTGCCTTCACCATCAATAGCACAAGTGGTTGTATCAGCCTAACAGCTTATCCAGTCACGCTGAGGAATGAATTATATGAAATCAAAGTCAAG gccacTGAGCTGGGGCCTAGTGAGGAGCTGTTGGACTACTATACCATGACTGTGGTGACTGTTCGAGTGGTGGACCTCAACAACCACCCTCCTACCTTCTACGGAGAGAACGGACCCCAGAGCCAGTTTGAGGTGACCATGCATGAGCACCCTTCAGAGGGGGAGATCCTCAGGGGGCTGAAGATAACGGTCAACGACTCTGATCAG GGGGCGAATGCTAAATTTAAATTGAGATTGGTGGGGCCTGGTCGGGTACTCAGAGTGGTGCCCCAGACGGTCCTCAATGAAGCACAGGTCACCATCATCGTTGAAGACTCTGCTGCCATCGACTATGAAAAAGGCAAATCCTTAACATACAAG TTACTGGCTGTGGAGATTGACACCCCTGAGAGGTTCAGTGCGACGGCTGATATCGTGATTCATCTTTTGGACACCAACGACAACACTCCCAGGTTCACCTCAGAGTATTACATAACGCGTATCCCGGAGAACTCCCCCGGAGGTTCCAACGTTGTGTCTGTCACT GCCAATGATCCAGACTCTGGCCTTTGGGGTGAAGTCAAGTACTCCATCTATGGATCTGGATCTGATTT GTTTCTCATCCACCCGTCCTCAGGCATCATCTACACCCAGGCCTGGGCCACTCTGGACGCTGAGGTCAAGTCCAAGTACAACTTCTACGTGAAGGCAGAGGACACAGAGGGCAAGTACAGCCTGGCGGAGGTGTTTGTCACTGTCCTGGACGTCAACGACCATGTTCCAGAGTTCGATGACAGCCTTGTGGAGAGGACCATGATCATCGGTGCACCTGTTAGGGTAGAG GCAATAGATGCCGATGCAGAGTCGCCCAACAACGTCATCGAGTATTCCATTATGCAAGCTGAACCTGACAACATCTTCGACATCAACGCGGAGACGGGAGAGATCAAGCTGAAGTCCTACATCAAGTCCATGGAGATAGTGCAGAACATCACCGAGCAGAAGGACTGCAGGTGGTCTCTGGTGGTCCAGGCCCGGGACAGAGGGTCTCCGTCCTTCAGCACTACCGCCGTGGTCAAGATCGACATCACTGAAGCG ACTCAACTCAAGGGGCCTATGGCAGCCTTTTTATTGCAAAGTAGGGACAACCCAATGAAGGCTCTAGGCATGGTCGCTGGTGTCGTTAGCATATTGGTAGGGGTCACTGTCTTGATATCCACGGCTATGTTCTTGCGCAACACAAAGTCCAACAGGATAATGCCGGCACGTCGCATCATCATCAGACGGAGACCACCAAAGGACCGCAAGCCGTGGACGTTTAACGTACCGTTCAGTGGAGGCGGTGGAAATGACCTCTTGAACAAGACCGTTGTAGACGACCCGGAAGCAGGGAATGTCAGCATCAACCCCAACAAAAACGGCAGACCCCGGTGCTCCAGGTCAAAGCCCAAGCCTCTGCCCCCCAGAGCcccctgcctgccccctccatccTGCCCCCTTCCATCTTCCAACCCCAGGCCCAGTGAGAGGCCCCGGGCAGCAGTGCCCACCGTCTCTGGGGCCCTGGCTTCCAAGAGCACCAGCAGAGACAGCAACATCAGCTCTGAGACTACTAGAATCCCTGTCAGCTCAGCCCTGGTCTCTGAACTCAAAATGAGGCTGCAGCAGAAAATCATCGAGAGTAACTCAAGCTATTATTGA
- the LOC121575992 gene encoding cadherin-related family member 1-like isoform X4, translated as MKNQKKKRESIFLLVFLVTLPPSLGRQTSDYAPYFYDNGPSSTNGNMALFSISEDTPVGTQVYTLNGTDPEGDAVWFGLTFEKGTREYLRVDPKSGNITLIQELDREKQGEISALVSITDGRNKVVETIRVFVTDVNDEQPEFQNLPFTVDVPEDTAAGSSIYRVQAVDKDMGSGGSVTYYVQGTPTTKFTIDGHSGVLRIKPGETLDFETTALHFVTVVAKDGGGQYKGKAQVLTSTATITINVLDAQDTPPSFIGTPYFGYVYEVSVPGSEISTVFAKDGDEGNPNPIHYSITNGSEGAFTINSTSGCISLTAYPVTLRNELYEIKVKATELGPSEELLDYYTMTVVTVRVVDLNNHPPTFYGENGPQSQFEVTMHEHPSEGEILRGLKITVNDSDQGANAKFKLRLVGPGRVLRVVPQTVLNEAQVTIIVEDSAAIDYEKGKSLTYKLLAVEIDTPERFSATADIVIHLLDTNDNTPRFTSEYYITRIPENSPGGSNVVSVTANDPDSGLWGEVKYSIYGSGSDLFLIHPSSGIIYTQAWATLDAEVKSKYNFYVKAEDTEGKYSLAEVFVTVLDVNDHVPEFDDSLVERTMIIGAPVRVEAIDADAESPNNVIEYSIMQAEPDNIFDINAETGEIKLKSYIKSMEIVQNITEQKDCRWSLVVQARDRGSPSFSTTAVVKIDITEANSEESSRQPPGQFHQSYPKAQMIMRLIPLDYTDYVLYITLLCLQDITL; from the exons ATGAAGAAccaaaagaagaagagagagtctATTTTTCTCTTAGTCTTCCTGgttactcttcctccctctttgg GAA GGCAAACGTCGGACTACGCACCCTATTTCTACGACAACGGACCGAGCAGCACCAATGGGAATATGGCTCTCTTCAGTATCTCAGAAGACACACCTGTCG GAACACAGGTATATACCCTAAATGGCACTGACCCAGAGGGGGATGCCGTGTGGTTTGGCCTGACCTTTGAGAAGGGCACCAGAGAATACCTGAGAGTGGACCCCAAGTCAGGAAACATAACTCTCATTCAGGAGCTAGACAGAGAG AAACAAGGTGAAATCTCAGCTCTTGTTAGCATAACAGATGGTCGGAATAAG GTTGTCGAGACGATTCGGGTGTTTGTCACCGATGTCAATGATGAGCAACCAGAGTTTCAGAACCTGCCTTTCACCGTAGACGTCCCCGAG GACACTGCAGCTGGAAGCAGCATTTACAGAGTGCAAGCTGTGGATAAAGAcatgggctctggaggcagtgtCACCTACTACGTACAG GGCACCCCTACTACCAAGTTCACCATCGACGGCCACAGTGGGGTCCTGCGGATCAAACCAGGCGAGACGCTCGACTTTGAGACCACAGCATTACACTTTGTGACGGTGGTTGCCAAG GATGGAGGTGGACAGTATAAAGGCAAGGCTCAGGTGTTGACATCTACGGCCACCATAACCATCAACGTCCTCGACGCCCAAGACACCCCTCCATCCTTCATTGGAACTCCTTACTTTGGCTATGTCTACGAGGTCTCGGTTCCT GGTTCTGAAATTTCCACTGTGTTTGCCAAAGATGGAGATGAAGGAAACCCTAATCCTATTCATTATTCCATTACCAATG GTAGTGAGGGTGCCTTCACCATCAATAGCACAAGTGGTTGTATCAGCCTAACAGCTTATCCAGTCACGCTGAGGAATGAATTATATGAAATCAAAGTCAAG gccacTGAGCTGGGGCCTAGTGAGGAGCTGTTGGACTACTATACCATGACTGTGGTGACTGTTCGAGTGGTGGACCTCAACAACCACCCTCCTACCTTCTACGGAGAGAACGGACCCCAGAGCCAGTTTGAGGTGACCATGCATGAGCACCCTTCAGAGGGGGAGATCCTCAGGGGGCTGAAGATAACGGTCAACGACTCTGATCAG GGGGCGAATGCTAAATTTAAATTGAGATTGGTGGGGCCTGGTCGGGTACTCAGAGTGGTGCCCCAGACGGTCCTCAATGAAGCACAGGTCACCATCATCGTTGAAGACTCTGCTGCCATCGACTATGAAAAAGGCAAATCCTTAACATACAAG TTACTGGCTGTGGAGATTGACACCCCTGAGAGGTTCAGTGCGACGGCTGATATCGTGATTCATCTTTTGGACACCAACGACAACACTCCCAGGTTCACCTCAGAGTATTACATAACGCGTATCCCGGAGAACTCCCCCGGAGGTTCCAACGTTGTGTCTGTCACT GCCAATGATCCAGACTCTGGCCTTTGGGGTGAAGTCAAGTACTCCATCTATGGATCTGGATCTGATTT GTTTCTCATCCACCCGTCCTCAGGCATCATCTACACCCAGGCCTGGGCCACTCTGGACGCTGAGGTCAAGTCCAAGTACAACTTCTACGTGAAGGCAGAGGACACAGAGGGCAAGTACAGCCTGGCGGAGGTGTTTGTCACTGTCCTGGACGTCAACGACCATGTTCCAGAGTTCGATGACAGCCTTGTGGAGAGGACCATGATCATCGGTGCACCTGTTAGGGTAGAG GCAATAGATGCCGATGCAGAGTCGCCCAACAACGTCATCGAGTATTCCATTATGCAAGCTGAACCTGACAACATCTTCGACATCAACGCGGAGACGGGAGAGATCAAGCTGAAGTCCTACATCAAGTCCATGGAGATAGTGCAGAACATCACCGAGCAGAAGGACTGCAGGTGGTCTCTGGTGGTCCAGGCCCGGGACAGAGGGTCTCCGTCCTTCAGCACTACCGCCGTGGTCAAGATCGACATCACTGAAGCG AACAGTGAAGAAAGCTCGCGTCAACCCCCAGGCCAGTTTCATCAGAGTTATCCGAAGGCCCAAATGATCATGAGACTCATCCCGCTGGACTATACAGACTACGTTTTATATATCACCTTATTATGTCTGCAAGACATTACTTTATGA
- the LOC121575992 gene encoding cadherin-related family member 1-like isoform X3: MKNQKKKRESIFLLVFLVTLPPSLGRQTSDYAPYFYDNGPSSTNGNMALFSISEDTPVGTQVYTLNGTDPEGDAVWFGLTFEKGTREYLRVDPKSGNITLIQELDREKQGEISALVSITDGRNKVVETIRVFVTDVNDEQPEFQNLPFTVDVPEDTAAGSSIYRVQAVDKDMGSGGSVTYYVQGTPTTKFTIDGHSGVLRIKPGETLDFETTALHFVTVVAKDGGGQYKGKAQVLTSTATITINVLDAQDTPPSFIGTPYFGYVYEVSVPGSEISTVFAKDGDEGNPNPIHYSITNGSEGAFTINSTSGCISLTAYPVTLRNELYEIKVKATELGPSEELLDYYTMTVVTVRVVDLNNHPPTFYGENGPQSQFEVTMHEHPSEGEILRGLKITVNDSDQGANAKFKLRLVGPGRVLRVVPQTVLNEAQVTIIVEDSAAIDYEKGKSLTYKLLAVEIDTPERFSATADIVIHLLDTNDNTPRFTSEYYITRIPENSPGGSNVVSVTANDPDSGLWGEVKYSIYGSGSDLFLIHPSSGIIYTQAWATLDAEVKSKYNFYVKAEDTEGKYSLAEVFVTVLDVNDHVPEFDDSLVERTMIIGAPVRVEAIDADAESPNNVIEYSIMQAEPDNIFDINAETGEIKLKSYIKSMEIVQNITEQKDCRWSLVVQARDRGSPSFSTTAVVKIDITEAIKARIIANFLNLIKRPSNVVGLFLAIVSFTILLTICISTTLYCRTVKKARVNPQASFIRVIRRPK; the protein is encoded by the exons ATGAAGAAccaaaagaagaagagagagtctATTTTTCTCTTAGTCTTCCTGgttactcttcctccctctttgg GAA GGCAAACGTCGGACTACGCACCCTATTTCTACGACAACGGACCGAGCAGCACCAATGGGAATATGGCTCTCTTCAGTATCTCAGAAGACACACCTGTCG GAACACAGGTATATACCCTAAATGGCACTGACCCAGAGGGGGATGCCGTGTGGTTTGGCCTGACCTTTGAGAAGGGCACCAGAGAATACCTGAGAGTGGACCCCAAGTCAGGAAACATAACTCTCATTCAGGAGCTAGACAGAGAG AAACAAGGTGAAATCTCAGCTCTTGTTAGCATAACAGATGGTCGGAATAAG GTTGTCGAGACGATTCGGGTGTTTGTCACCGATGTCAATGATGAGCAACCAGAGTTTCAGAACCTGCCTTTCACCGTAGACGTCCCCGAG GACACTGCAGCTGGAAGCAGCATTTACAGAGTGCAAGCTGTGGATAAAGAcatgggctctggaggcagtgtCACCTACTACGTACAG GGCACCCCTACTACCAAGTTCACCATCGACGGCCACAGTGGGGTCCTGCGGATCAAACCAGGCGAGACGCTCGACTTTGAGACCACAGCATTACACTTTGTGACGGTGGTTGCCAAG GATGGAGGTGGACAGTATAAAGGCAAGGCTCAGGTGTTGACATCTACGGCCACCATAACCATCAACGTCCTCGACGCCCAAGACACCCCTCCATCCTTCATTGGAACTCCTTACTTTGGCTATGTCTACGAGGTCTCGGTTCCT GGTTCTGAAATTTCCACTGTGTTTGCCAAAGATGGAGATGAAGGAAACCCTAATCCTATTCATTATTCCATTACCAATG GTAGTGAGGGTGCCTTCACCATCAATAGCACAAGTGGTTGTATCAGCCTAACAGCTTATCCAGTCACGCTGAGGAATGAATTATATGAAATCAAAGTCAAG gccacTGAGCTGGGGCCTAGTGAGGAGCTGTTGGACTACTATACCATGACTGTGGTGACTGTTCGAGTGGTGGACCTCAACAACCACCCTCCTACCTTCTACGGAGAGAACGGACCCCAGAGCCAGTTTGAGGTGACCATGCATGAGCACCCTTCAGAGGGGGAGATCCTCAGGGGGCTGAAGATAACGGTCAACGACTCTGATCAG GGGGCGAATGCTAAATTTAAATTGAGATTGGTGGGGCCTGGTCGGGTACTCAGAGTGGTGCCCCAGACGGTCCTCAATGAAGCACAGGTCACCATCATCGTTGAAGACTCTGCTGCCATCGACTATGAAAAAGGCAAATCCTTAACATACAAG TTACTGGCTGTGGAGATTGACACCCCTGAGAGGTTCAGTGCGACGGCTGATATCGTGATTCATCTTTTGGACACCAACGACAACACTCCCAGGTTCACCTCAGAGTATTACATAACGCGTATCCCGGAGAACTCCCCCGGAGGTTCCAACGTTGTGTCTGTCACT GCCAATGATCCAGACTCTGGCCTTTGGGGTGAAGTCAAGTACTCCATCTATGGATCTGGATCTGATTT GTTTCTCATCCACCCGTCCTCAGGCATCATCTACACCCAGGCCTGGGCCACTCTGGACGCTGAGGTCAAGTCCAAGTACAACTTCTACGTGAAGGCAGAGGACACAGAGGGCAAGTACAGCCTGGCGGAGGTGTTTGTCACTGTCCTGGACGTCAACGACCATGTTCCAGAGTTCGATGACAGCCTTGTGGAGAGGACCATGATCATCGGTGCACCTGTTAGGGTAGAG GCAATAGATGCCGATGCAGAGTCGCCCAACAACGTCATCGAGTATTCCATTATGCAAGCTGAACCTGACAACATCTTCGACATCAACGCGGAGACGGGAGAGATCAAGCTGAAGTCCTACATCAAGTCCATGGAGATAGTGCAGAACATCACCGAGCAGAAGGACTGCAGGTGGTCTCTGGTGGTCCAGGCCCGGGACAGAGGGTCTCCGTCCTTCAGCACTACCGCCGTGGTCAAGATCGACATCACTGAAGCG ATCAAAGCTCGAATAATTGCAAACTTCCTAAACCTCATCAAGCGCCCATCAAATGTTGTTGGACTTTTTTTGGCCATAGTCAGCTTCACCATCTTACTAACAATCTGTATATCCACTACCTTGTACTGTAGAACAGTGAAGAAAGCTCGCGTCAACCCCCAGGCCAGTTTCATCAGAGTTATCCGAAGGCCCAAATGA